AGCTTTGttgaatattataaaaatgaaatcaaataatatgaatggattaaataatatgagtggtgtaaataatatgaatgggttaaataatatgaatgggttaaataatatgaatggattaaataatatgaatggattaaataatataaatggattaaataatatgaatggattaaataatataaatggattaaataatataaatggattaaataacataaatagaaatagcaataataatatagaaacTAATATGTTCAATTCTTATAATACGAATTCATATAACGTtctattaaaaatgaagagTGAAATAGAAAAggatgaaaaaaaaattattaatatgatagacaataataatagtaa
This window of the Plasmodium gaboni strain SY75 chromosome Unknown, whole genome shotgun sequence genome carries:
- a CDS encoding putative mRNA-decapping enzyme subunit 1, which codes for ALLNIIKMKSNNMNGLNNMSGVNNMNGLNNMNGLNNMNGLNNMNGLNNINGLNNMNGLNNINGLNNINGLNNINRNSNNNIETNMFNSYNTNSYNVLLKMKSEIEKDEKKIINMIDNNNSNNNNNSYNGNNKSSFYNNNIYSSYNNGSVLEDTNHIIKYEKNNNINTNCSNSKNKSITINKNAIHNIIKEILQSDEFVDLLWKKLTTNQHLS